Part of the Coccinella septempunctata chromosome 3, icCocSept1.1, whole genome shotgun sequence genome is shown below.
attttcttcttcttcctttcaATGGTTATCGGATACTTTCGATAAAACACTGCACATACACTACTCATCAGTAAAAAGTGTCTGGAGAGGGGTCaaacataatttaattttttggctTTCACAAGATCAAGAAAAGGATCATTcttaaaaatattcatttactgtatataaaaataaatcatttggAATTTTTAAAGCTTCATAATGCTACAATAGTAGGGAATGGATTAGAACCTTCGTCAGTCAGAAAAATGTTCAGGATTTTCCCATGTAGCACTTTCTGTTCTCTTCAATAATTTtggattaatttttttgaataattctctCAAGTCAACATCCTGACCTCTACAGAAGAAGAGAGAATTCGTTATCCTGAATCCTAAGTTATTCTGGATGCTATCCTGTTTGGAAACATTTGATGCTAGAAAAAAAGTTATTACTTGatgacaaatttttttatcgTACAGGGTGATCTTACCCAACATCCAATCAGgaatttccttctttttcttATAACCATCATCATCTAAATCGTAATCGTCTCCATTGAGATCATATTCAACAGGTGGAAAGGATGGTTCTTGTCGGGTCAAGTATACAGGAAAAGAAAACCAAGATTTTTGAAATGATTCTCCAGCcttgatattatttttttgctcaatttttttctgtaaagcTACCTTTGCTGCCTCTTCTTCTTTCTTCCTTTGTTCGGTTCTTGCCTTGACCAATAATCTCCGCCTATGAAATAATACTGTTCAACCAAAGCTGATCGAAAGTTGTATCTAAACCAATTACCTGTACTTCTCTTCTTTCAGCAACCTCAGCCTTTCTTCCTTTTGTTTTAGAACCGATTTAGCTCTCTCTTCTTTTATACGAAGTAACTCCAATTTTCTTTGTATTTCTCTTTCCTCTGCTTCTTTACGTTGCTGAATTACCTTTCTTAGTTTTGCTTCATATTTATTTCTCTCCAAAATAGTAGCCCCCTCAAGTCTGGTTTCTCTTTCTTCTGAAATAAGTATTTGAACATtagtattttttcagaaaaattactaaattctttgaaaactgaATAGAGGGTACacaattcatcaaaaatttttcaatttcttctctTCATTTTCCTTGTTTGATACATTTTATTTCATCATACTCCTCTACCTTACTGAAAGATAGAAAAGAGTTGATAAATACAAGGTGTACTCaagaagtgaataaaatttcatttcaccTTCATTATTTGCTATATCCTCACACTTTGAAGTCATTTTTCTCATAGAATTCTCTATATTAACTTTATCAATGTTCAGTGAAAGAAATAAAGTAGGTAAACAAAAGgaaccatatatatatatatatatatatacattatATAAATATGAGAAAGGAGTGGGGGATATTTATCAGCCATATCTTAAAGGTCTTTGTTTGAGTTAAACTcccacatcaattcaatcattattctggaaaaattcaaagtgctaatttttttaattcatttgaG
Proteins encoded:
- the LOC123310136 gene encoding inner centromere protein-like; its protein translation is MRKMTSKCEDIANNEEERETRLEGATILERNKYEAKLRKVIQQRKEAEEREIQRKLELLRIKEERAKSVLKQKEERLRLLKEEKYRRRLLVKARTEQRKKEEEAAKVALQKKIEQKNNIKAGESFQKSWFSFPVYLTRQEPSFPPVEYDLNGDDYDLDDDGYKKKKEIPDWMLASNVSKQDSIQNNLGFRITNSLFFCRGQDVDLRELFKKINPKLLKRTESATWENPEHFSD